One window of the Chryseobacterium sp. CY350 genome contains the following:
- a CDS encoding DUF1501 domain-containing protein, with amino-acid sequence MIIKRRDFLKISSLATASLFIPNFLQSMTLDNALNPNQKILIVLQFTGGNDGLNTIIPTKNDIYFKERSNIAINDSLALNDETGINPALSYFKELFDDGELSLMNNVGYPNPDKSHFRSMDIWHSASESDEFLETGWLGRFLDEECYKCEHPTQALEVDDMLSLALKGENNKAFAFKDPKKLYQTSQEKYFKSLYESDHHHDDETVSYLYKTLGSTINNADYIFEKSKAKKTTQEYPNSKLGKDFKTVASLIKSDINTQVYYLSIGSFDTHVNQNERQQKLFGEINEAVKSFVADMKANGLFNDILLMTFSEFGRRVAQNASKGTDHGTANQMFFISGGLKKKGILNALPDLQNLNEGDLIYTEDFRKVYATILKNWLNADSSKVLGWKNGVYDFI; translated from the coding sequence ATGATCATCAAAAGAAGAGATTTTTTAAAGATTAGCTCGTTGGCAACAGCTTCACTGTTTATTCCCAATTTCCTACAGTCGATGACGTTGGATAATGCATTAAACCCGAATCAGAAAATACTGATTGTCCTTCAGTTTACAGGTGGAAATGATGGTTTGAACACGATCATTCCCACAAAAAATGATATATACTTTAAAGAAAGAAGCAACATTGCCATCAACGATTCTTTAGCTTTAAATGATGAAACCGGAATTAATCCGGCTCTATCTTATTTTAAAGAATTATTCGATGATGGTGAACTTTCATTGATGAATAATGTTGGCTATCCAAACCCCGACAAATCGCATTTCCGAAGCATGGATATTTGGCATTCTGCAAGTGAAAGCGACGAATTTTTAGAAACGGGATGGCTCGGAAGATTCCTGGATGAAGAGTGCTATAAATGCGAGCATCCAACTCAGGCTCTGGAAGTTGACGATATGTTGAGTTTAGCTTTAAAAGGTGAAAATAACAAAGCTTTTGCCTTTAAAGATCCTAAAAAACTGTATCAGACAAGTCAGGAAAAATATTTCAAATCACTTTATGAAAGCGATCATCATCATGATGATGAGACGGTTTCTTATTTATACAAAACTTTAGGCTCAACTATAAACAATGCCGATTATATTTTCGAGAAAAGTAAAGCTAAAAAAACCACTCAGGAATACCCGAATTCCAAACTTGGAAAAGACTTTAAAACTGTTGCATCACTGATAAAATCTGACATCAACACGCAGGTTTATTATCTTTCAATCGGAAGCTTCGACACGCACGTCAATCAAAATGAAAGACAGCAAAAACTTTTTGGAGAAATCAACGAGGCAGTAAAATCTTTCGTTGCAGATATGAAAGCCAACGGATTGTTTAACGATATTTTACTCATGACTTTTTCAGAATTCGGTCGTCGTGTTGCCCAAAATGCAAGCAAAGGAACTGATCACGGAACCGCCAATCAAATGTTTTTCATCAGCGGTGGTTTAAAAAAGAAAGGAATTCTCAACGCGCTCCCCGATTTACAGAATCTGAATGAAGGAGACTTAATCTATACAGAAGATTTCAGAAAAGTATATGCAACCATTCTCAAAAACTGGCTCAATGCCGATTCATCAAAAGTTTTGGGCTGGAAAAACGGCGTTTATGATTTTATATAA
- a CDS encoding RtcB family protein: MNTFSTINGNDLIDLGFRPGKWFNEALQYINENQLDENNMKTYLEQFRSPDPIPLHEKAKDFIINIRAEHESEIDNVEKVINTMKVLMKTPTLVAGAIMPDACPTGPEGQIPVGGVVVAKNAIHPGFHSADICCSVMLTDFGKADPKEVLDAAHSITHFGYGGRPRGEQMEMSQELMDAFRANWFLNDEKLISISRSHMGTQGDGNHFLFVGISKNTGNTMMVTHHGSRAPGAALYDKGMKIANRFRQEISPETLKENAWIPYETEEGKSYWEALQLIRTWTKQNHTSIHDAVLNKMNIEKQNRYWNEHNFVFKDGDLFYHAKGATPLDDKFMPDITGPRLIPLNMSEPVLIVQGKTNERNLGFAPHGAGRNFSRTQHKKSLAHKTIEEVFAEETQGLDIRFFSNEIDISELPTAYKSAKNVRAQIEEYELCEVLDEVMPYGCIMAGDVQKNAPWKKKKKFRKA; encoded by the coding sequence ATGAACACATTTAGTACAATCAACGGAAACGATTTAATCGACTTAGGTTTCAGACCCGGAAAATGGTTTAACGAAGCTTTACAATATATCAATGAAAACCAGCTCGACGAAAACAATATGAAAACATATCTTGAACAGTTCAGATCACCCGATCCGATTCCGCTTCATGAAAAGGCGAAAGATTTTATCATCAACATCAGAGCAGAACACGAAAGCGAAATCGACAACGTAGAAAAAGTAATCAACACCATGAAAGTATTGATGAAAACTCCAACTTTGGTTGCAGGTGCGATCATGCCCGATGCCTGTCCCACAGGTCCTGAAGGTCAGATTCCTGTTGGCGGAGTTGTGGTGGCAAAAAATGCCATTCATCCCGGATTTCATAGCGCAGATATCTGTTGTTCAGTGATGTTGACAGATTTTGGAAAAGCTGATCCTAAAGAAGTTTTGGATGCAGCCCATTCAATTACCCACTTTGGATATGGTGGAAGACCGAGAGGCGAACAAATGGAAATGTCTCAGGAACTGATGGATGCTTTCAGAGCCAACTGGTTCCTGAATGACGAGAAATTAATCAGCATCTCCCGTTCTCATATGGGAACTCAGGGTGACGGAAACCATTTCCTGTTTGTCGGAATTTCAAAAAATACCGGGAACACAATGATGGTCACTCACCACGGATCGAGAGCTCCCGGAGCCGCTTTATATGATAAAGGAATGAAAATCGCCAACCGTTTCAGACAGGAAATTTCGCCTGAAACCTTGAAAGAAAACGCATGGATTCCGTATGAAACCGAGGAAGGAAAATCCTACTGGGAAGCTTTGCAGTTGATCAGAACTTGGACGAAACAAAACCATACTTCAATCCACGATGCCGTTTTAAACAAAATGAATATCGAAAAACAAAACAGATACTGGAACGAACATAATTTTGTTTTCAAAGACGGTGATTTATTTTACCACGCAAAAGGAGCAACGCCTTTGGACGATAAATTTATGCCTGATATTACAGGACCAAGATTGATTCCTTTGAATATGTCGGAACCTGTTTTGATCGTTCAGGGAAAAACCAATGAAAGAAACTTAGGTTTTGCACCACACGGAGCAGGAAGAAATTTCAGCAGAACGCAACATAAAAAATCATTGGCTCATAAAACCATTGAAGAAGTTTTCGCAGAAGAAACCCAAGGATTAGACATTCGTTTTTTCTCGAATGAAATTGATATTTCCGAACTTCCGACCGCTTATAAAAGTGCCAAAAACGTGAGAGCACAAATTGAAGAATACGAATTGTGTGAAGTGTTGGATGAAGTAATGCCTTACGGATGTATTATGGCGGGAGACGTTCAGAAGAATGCACCGTGGAAGAAAAAGAAAAAATTTAGAAAAGCATAA
- a CDS encoding YceI family protein encodes MKRLLLFVMMCASISFAFAQKKGDKISKVVTSEIKWWGHKVVKTVPTSHYGSLKLKSGKFTFDKTVLVDGEFIIDMRSLTVADLSGADQEKLTNDLKGYTFFEVKKFPTAKFHLKKIIPLANSEYNSTIVGDITIKGIRKTISFPANAHVTQFTVEIESSRFSLNRKDFKVFYQSSLKDYFIKDEMDIQFKLSTQKIDNERPR; translated from the coding sequence ATGAAAAGATTATTATTGTTTGTGATGATGTGTGCGAGCATTTCATTTGCATTTGCTCAAAAGAAAGGAGATAAAATTTCAAAAGTCGTTACATCCGAGATCAAATGGTGGGGTCATAAAGTGGTAAAAACCGTTCCGACTTCTCATTACGGAAGCTTGAAGCTGAAAAGCGGAAAATTTACTTTCGATAAAACGGTTTTAGTAGACGGTGAATTCATAATTGACATGAGAAGCCTTACTGTTGCAGATTTATCGGGTGCCGATCAGGAAAAATTAACCAATGATCTGAAAGGATACACTTTTTTTGAGGTTAAAAAATTTCCTACAGCTAAATTTCACCTGAAAAAAATAATTCCTTTGGCAAACAGCGAATACAATTCTACGATTGTGGGCGATATCACTATTAAAGGTATTAGAAAAACAATTTCGTTCCCGGCAAACGCTCATGTTACGCAGTTTACGGTAGAAATAGAGTCTTCAAGATTTTCTCTAAACAGAAAAGACTTCAAAGTATTCTACCAAAGTTCATTGAAAGATTATTTCATCAAAGATGAGATGGATATTCAGTTTAAACTTTCTACTCAGAAAATTGACAACGAAAGACCGAGATAA
- a CDS encoding nucleotidyltransferase domain-containing protein, with translation MTPKILEKLKEIETERNIEILLAVESGSRAWGFASPDSDYDIRFIYRHEKDWYLSPWDKDETIEFMTEDDLDGSGWDLRKTFHLLLKSNAALLSWFYSPIVYVKNKKFYELFKPLADSCFSPIAVSYHYLSMSKKYLEACRTDEVKLKSYFYCLRTALTGKWILEKGTVPPVLFSELLVLVDDFTRTKIENLVALKATKGESYYHSNDWELFGFFEEIVKDNEERAKNLKGGNADKLEMENVFRKILNNN, from the coding sequence ATGACACCAAAAATACTAGAAAAACTAAAAGAAATAGAAACAGAAAGAAATATAGAAATACTTCTTGCCGTGGAATCTGGAAGCCGGGCTTGGGGTTTTGCATCTCCCGACAGCGATTATGACATACGATTCATATACCGCCACGAAAAAGACTGGTATCTCTCCCCGTGGGATAAAGATGAAACCATAGAATTTATGACTGAAGACGATTTAGATGGTTCGGGATGGGATTTGAGAAAGACTTTTCATCTCCTGTTAAAATCCAATGCAGCTTTGTTGAGTTGGTTCTACTCTCCTATCGTTTATGTAAAAAATAAAAAGTTTTATGAACTTTTTAAACCTTTAGCAGATTCCTGTTTTTCCCCGATAGCGGTTTCTTACCATTATCTGAGCATGAGCAAAAAATATCTTGAAGCCTGCAGAACAGATGAAGTAAAATTGAAATCTTATTTCTACTGTCTTCGAACAGCTTTGACCGGAAAATGGATATTAGAAAAAGGAACGGTACCGCCAGTTTTGTTCAGTGAATTGTTGGTTTTAGTCGATGATTTTACAAGAACCAAGATAGAAAATCTTGTTGCCTTAAAAGCCACAAAAGGAGAATCGTATTACCATTCTAATGATTGGGAACTTTTTGGTTTTTTTGAGGAAATAGTGAAGGATAATGAGGAAAGAGCGAAGAACTTGAAGGGAGGAAATGCGGATAAGCTTGAAATGGAGAACGTTTTCAGGAAGATATTAAATAATAACTAA
- a CDS encoding DUF1800 domain-containing protein encodes MVTNFLHNKHLLWRAGFGPGIQQIDHLKNEPIMAILKQVFKEETFSPVIYQTPDIEQVEYNDPKANAVKRREIQKVNQKQNNELNLNFLKKMTTSSEQLREKMAFFWHGHFATRINNPKFNQQLLNVIREKSLSTFKDLLFEVSRSPSMLQFLNNQQNKKDHPNENFAREVMELFTMGRGNYTEKDIREAARAFTGWGYDKEGNFIQRKKQHDEGSKTFLGKTGNFTGDDVLNIILEQKTTADFITTKIYTFFVNEKPDSAIIKTLSKNFYESGYDIKKLMTEIFSSTWFYNKKNIGNRIKSPTELLAGMMRMLPMEIQNPENITVYQKLLGQMLLYPPNVAGWPNGKSWIDSSTLMLRLQIPQIWSGLRPMEYSAKEDDDMDMGMKSREALNKSFKSPNITIDWAKVEKVLASKKAEDYLIVNSDSLDMNTVQQFSDQSIKMNIINLMSTPEYQLM; translated from the coding sequence ATGGTGACCAACTTTCTTCACAACAAACATCTACTATGGCGTGCCGGTTTCGGACCTGGAATTCAGCAGATTGATCATTTGAAAAATGAACCCATCATGGCAATTTTAAAGCAAGTTTTCAAAGAAGAAACCTTCTCACCAGTTATCTACCAAACGCCTGATATTGAGCAAGTAGAATACAATGATCCTAAAGCCAACGCTGTAAAAAGAAGAGAAATCCAAAAAGTGAATCAGAAGCAGAATAACGAGCTTAATCTAAATTTCCTCAAAAAAATGACCACCAGCAGCGAACAGCTTCGCGAGAAAATGGCTTTTTTCTGGCACGGACATTTTGCAACAAGAATCAACAATCCGAAATTCAATCAACAGCTTCTGAATGTTATCAGAGAAAAATCTTTAAGTACATTCAAAGATTTACTTTTTGAAGTGAGTCGTTCACCTTCGATGTTACAGTTTCTGAACAATCAGCAGAATAAAAAAGATCATCCCAACGAAAATTTTGCCCGCGAAGTGATGGAACTTTTTACAATGGGAAGAGGAAATTACACCGAAAAAGACATCCGCGAGGCTGCAAGAGCTTTTACGGGTTGGGGTTATGATAAAGAAGGCAATTTTATTCAAAGAAAAAAACAACACGATGAAGGCTCAAAAACCTTCCTCGGAAAAACCGGAAATTTCACAGGTGATGATGTTTTAAATATTATTTTGGAACAGAAAACTACAGCTGATTTTATCACGACAAAGATCTACACTTTCTTTGTAAACGAAAAACCTGATTCAGCAATCATTAAAACTCTCAGTAAAAATTTTTACGAATCGGGATATGACATCAAAAAACTAATGACCGAAATATTTTCAAGCACATGGTTTTACAACAAAAAAAATATCGGAAACCGAATAAAATCACCCACCGAACTTCTCGCCGGAATGATGAGAATGCTTCCTATGGAAATTCAAAATCCTGAAAACATTACCGTTTACCAGAAACTTCTCGGCCAAATGTTGCTCTATCCACCAAATGTTGCGGGCTGGCCCAACGGAAAATCATGGATCGACAGTTCGACTTTAATGCTTCGTCTTCAGATCCCGCAAATATGGTCGGGCTTAAGACCAATGGAATATTCTGCAAAGGAAGATGATGATATGGATATGGGAATGAAATCCCGTGAAGCTTTAAATAAAAGTTTTAAAAGCCCGAATATCACGATTGACTGGGCGAAAGTTGAAAAAGTTTTAGCCTCGAAAAAAGCAGAAGACTATCTGATCGTCAATTCAGATTCTTTGGATATGAATACTGTTCAACAATTTTCAGATCAAAGCATCAAAATGAATATCATCAACCTCATGTCAACGCCAGAATATCAGTTGATGTGA
- a CDS encoding HopJ type III effector protein, which produces MLFEQLEKSAQEIQFKEVIAFIDEHYDFTPTKFTNGNTVNQADQNNGSCKVFSFAKLNDLSKQETLNLFGEFYREDVLKNPEGTDHQNIRNFMEFGWDGISFEGQALKRK; this is translated from the coding sequence ATGTTATTTGAACAATTAGAAAAATCGGCGCAGGAAATTCAATTTAAAGAAGTCATTGCTTTTATTGATGAGCATTACGATTTTACTCCGACAAAATTTACCAACGGAAATACGGTGAATCAGGCGGATCAAAACAACGGTTCTTGTAAGGTTTTCAGTTTTGCGAAACTGAATGATCTGTCGAAGCAGGAAACATTAAATCTTTTCGGGGAGTTCTACAGAGAAGATGTTTTGAAAAATCCGGAGGGAACGGATCATCAGAATATCAGGAATTTTATGGAGTTTGGCTGGGATGGAATTTCTTTTGAAGGGCAGGCTTTGAAGAGGAAGTAA
- a CDS encoding glucokinase: MNLNPKFPLFLPGVKNSNNDNVSIIGANLREDITTVAYYISGNGGIETKIQKNYPTKEYSSFSDILKQFVQEEQLENVKRLGISVPGPVLNGKSNPARLGWSLDIEEFKNTFGVEDVCMLNDQEAAAYGIALLEDSDLDAIYSSGHLEKGNVAILAPGNGLGEAGYFFDGKYLRPFATEGGHSEFSPRTNVEVEFYQFLNNIYGIVSWENVLSKTGLFNIYRFLRDVKRHPEPEWLSEKLNNGDGNFTEEIFKAAMEEDVMICKIALDTFLEFLAREANNLTLKLKATGGLLIAGDIPQIIRQYIDKDKFYEKFKISDKMEDMLKNIPIYLINTDSTSINGAALYTAYYKD; encoded by the coding sequence ATGAACTTAAATCCTAAATTTCCACTTTTTTTACCGGGAGTGAAAAACAGCAATAACGATAATGTTTCAATCATTGGTGCAAACCTTCGTGAAGATATTACCACGGTCGCTTATTATATCTCCGGAAATGGTGGGATTGAAACTAAAATTCAAAAAAATTACCCTACAAAAGAATATTCTTCTTTTTCTGATATTCTCAAGCAGTTTGTGCAGGAAGAGCAGTTAGAAAACGTGAAACGTTTAGGTATTTCTGTGCCCGGACCAGTGTTGAATGGGAAAAGTAATCCCGCAAGATTAGGCTGGAGTCTTGATATTGAAGAGTTTAAAAATACTTTCGGTGTAGAAGATGTTTGCATGCTGAATGATCAGGAAGCAGCGGCTTATGGTATCGCACTTCTGGAGGACAGTGATCTGGATGCTATCTATAGCAGCGGTCATCTGGAAAAAGGAAATGTTGCCATTTTAGCTCCAGGAAACGGACTCGGTGAAGCAGGATATTTCTTCGACGGAAAATATCTGAGACCTTTTGCTACAGAAGGCGGTCACTCAGAATTTTCACCAAGAACAAATGTTGAGGTTGAATTTTACCAGTTTCTAAATAATATCTACGGAATTGTAAGTTGGGAAAATGTACTTTCTAAAACAGGATTGTTTAATATCTACAGATTTCTGAGAGACGTGAAAAGACATCCTGAACCGGAATGGCTTTCTGAAAAACTGAATAACGGTGACGGAAATTTCACGGAAGAAATTTTTAAGGCTGCTATGGAAGAAGATGTAATGATCTGCAAAATCGCATTAGATACATTCCTGGAGTTTTTGGCGAGAGAGGCGAACAACCTTACATTAAAGTTAAAAGCAACAGGTGGTTTATTGATTGCAGGAGATATTCCACAAATCATCAGACAATATATCGATAAAGATAAATTTTACGAGAAATTTAAGATCAGCGATAAGATGGAAGATATGCTGAAGAATATTCCGATCTATCTCATCAATACCGACAGTACCAGTATTAATGGTGCTGCACTTTACACCGCTTATTATAAAGACTAA
- a CDS encoding helix-turn-helix transcriptional regulator → MSSNKNALIRYKTLDKCLKNKYKQYTLEDLIEECSEALFEFEGKESFVSKRTVQLDLQNMRSEKFGYEAPIEVYDKKYYRYSDPDYSIHQISVNENDLKAMNNAVQILKQFKDFSMFKDMNGVIQKLEDSIHSTNQKSIIHLDKNEQLKGLEHIDILYEAILNKKVLNILYKSFTAKQSSNFVVHPQLLKEYNNRWFLICLHKGKMYNLALDRMESIEVDEKTPYIDQDLDGDEFFKDIVGVTVSDTMKPRNVFFFVDASNTPYIKTKPVHKSQEVVSEDEDGAIFKICVQINYELERLLLGFGNCLIVHKPRNLRLRMEEKFKNGLKNYQNLIIEDEV, encoded by the coding sequence ATGTCGTCAAATAAAAATGCTTTGATCCGTTACAAAACTTTAGATAAATGTCTGAAGAATAAGTACAAACAATATACTCTGGAAGATTTAATTGAAGAATGTTCTGAGGCTTTATTTGAATTTGAAGGTAAAGAGTCTTTTGTCAGTAAAAGAACAGTGCAGCTTGATCTGCAGAATATGCGGAGTGAAAAATTTGGCTATGAAGCACCGATTGAAGTTTACGACAAAAAATATTACCGCTACAGTGATCCCGATTACAGTATTCATCAGATTTCTGTGAATGAAAATGATCTGAAAGCGATGAATAATGCGGTGCAGATTTTAAAGCAGTTTAAAGATTTTTCGATGTTCAAAGATATGAATGGGGTGATTCAGAAACTGGAAGATTCTATTCATTCGACCAATCAAAAGTCGATTATTCATTTGGATAAAAATGAACAGTTGAAAGGTTTGGAGCATATTGATATTTTGTATGAGGCAATTTTAAATAAGAAAGTTCTCAATATTTTATATAAAAGTTTTACGGCAAAACAATCTAGTAATTTTGTTGTGCATCCGCAATTGCTGAAAGAGTATAACAACCGTTGGTTTCTGATCTGTCTTCACAAAGGAAAAATGTATAATCTCGCTTTGGACAGGATGGAATCTATTGAAGTGGATGAAAAAACTCCTTACATCGACCAAGATCTTGACGGAGACGAATTTTTCAAAGATATTGTGGGTGTAACGGTTTCAGATACGATGAAACCTAGAAATGTGTTTTTTTTTGTAGATGCATCGAATACACCTTACATCAAAACAAAACCTGTGCACAAAAGTCAGGAAGTGGTAAGTGAAGACGAAGACGGAGCAATTTTTAAAATCTGTGTTCAGATCAATTATGAGCTCGAGCGGCTTCTATTGGGCTTTGGAAACTGTCTGATCGTTCATAAGCCAAGAAATCTGAGGTTGAGAATGGAGGAGAAATTTAAAAATGGTCTAAAAAATTATCAGAATCTAATTATTGAAGATGAGGTTTAG
- a CDS encoding ammonium transporter, with protein MKVGLKWKVSFIIITLVAIGGLFWQPSVDFPNTGDFLGQENIVGSDVAWILAAAGLVLLMTPGLSFFYGGMVGKKNMISTMLQSFIALGVISILWIVVGFSLSFGDSLGFEIDGEHYGIIGNPFTYPFFNHVSVYPHKTMASTIPFILFALFQMKFAVITPALITGSFAERVRFISYLLFMVLFSLFIYTPLCHMVWHPEGLLNKFFGVKDFAGGTVVHMSAGFAALAGAFVLGNRKNPHHEPSNIPYVILGTGMLWFGWFGFNAGSALSANATAAIAFGTTTIASASAMMTWIFFDRINGRKVSALGACIGAVVGLVAITPACGFVSIQESLFIGFIAAIVSNLMLNWKSLKKIDDTLDVFACHGVGGIMGMILTAIFAHGENASLLHGGIGVFAHHMMALLLVSVFTFFGSLLLYKITNRIITLRVSEESENIGLDMSQHEESLKW; from the coding sequence ATGAAAGTTGGCTTAAAATGGAAGGTTTCGTTTATTATCATAACTTTAGTAGCAATTGGCGGACTTTTCTGGCAGCCAAGTGTTGACTTTCCAAATACCGGAGATTTTTTAGGTCAGGAAAATATTGTTGGATCTGATGTCGCGTGGATTTTAGCTGCAGCCGGACTTGTACTTTTGATGACTCCCGGACTTTCATTTTTCTATGGCGGTATGGTTGGCAAAAAAAACATGATTTCTACCATGCTGCAAAGCTTTATCGCTTTAGGTGTGATTTCTATTTTGTGGATTGTTGTTGGCTTCTCACTGTCTTTTGGAGATTCTCTAGGTTTTGAAATCGATGGTGAGCATTACGGAATTATCGGGAATCCTTTTACCTATCCTTTTTTTAATCATGTGAGCGTTTATCCTCACAAAACGATGGCCTCTACCATTCCATTCATCTTATTTGCTTTATTTCAGATGAAATTTGCGGTGATTACTCCCGCTTTGATCACGGGTTCATTTGCTGAGAGAGTCCGTTTTATATCTTATCTATTATTTATGGTGCTTTTCAGTCTGTTCATCTATACGCCTCTCTGTCACATGGTTTGGCATCCGGAAGGCCTTTTAAATAAATTTTTCGGGGTTAAAGATTTTGCGGGCGGAACAGTAGTTCACATGAGTGCAGGTTTTGCAGCTCTAGCTGGAGCATTTGTTTTAGGAAACAGAAAAAATCCGCATCACGAACCGTCAAATATTCCATACGTTATTTTAGGAACGGGGATGCTTTGGTTTGGCTGGTTCGGTTTCAACGCAGGATCGGCTTTAAGTGCAAATGCAACGGCGGCAATCGCTTTTGGGACTACAACCATCGCTTCAGCTTCTGCAATGATGACGTGGATCTTTTTCGACCGAATCAACGGCAGGAAAGTTTCTGCTTTGGGAGCCTGTATCGGTGCTGTCGTAGGATTGGTAGCCATCACTCCTGCGTGCGGTTTTGTGTCGATTCAGGAAAGTTTATTTATAGGATTTATTGCTGCGATTGTCTCAAATCTAATGCTCAATTGGAAATCTTTGAAGAAAATAGACGACACTTTAGACGTTTTCGCCTGTCATGGTGTAGGAGGAATTATGGGAATGATTTTAACTGCGATTTTTGCGCACGGAGAAAATGCAAGTCTTCTTCACGGCGGAATTGGAGTTTTTGCACATCACATGATGGCTTTGCTTTTGGTTTCAGTGTTTACATTTTTTGGTTCTTTGCTTTTATACAAAATTACCAACCGAATTATCACGCTCAGAGTTTCCGAAGAATCTGAAAACATTGGACTGGATATGTCTCAACACGAGGAAAGTCTGAAATGGTAG
- a CDS encoding alpha/beta hydrolase family protein, with product MKIYVVSGLGADFKVLEKLKFPEQHEIVFLNWLIPELDESFADYVARMSEKIDTSEPFYLLGYSFGGIMVQELNALKPAEKVVIMGSIKSDKEKSRLIKMGEVTKIPKYLPLRLFNDQTSVFYTRLRKFFDPKNPKVIEYFQVRDPYYLKWSVERISEWKFQENPNVIQILGDCDIVFPIKNSKPNYIIKGGTHLFPATKYKEVSSLLAEIFI from the coding sequence ATGAAAATATATGTAGTAAGTGGTTTGGGAGCAGATTTTAAAGTGTTGGAAAAACTAAAATTTCCTGAGCAACACGAGATCGTTTTTCTGAATTGGCTGATTCCCGAGTTAGATGAAAGCTTTGCAGATTACGTCGCTAGAATGTCTGAGAAAATCGATACCAGTGAGCCTTTTTATCTTTTAGGATATTCTTTCGGCGGAATTATGGTGCAGGAACTGAACGCTCTAAAACCTGCTGAAAAAGTGGTGATCATGGGAAGTATAAAATCTGATAAAGAAAAATCCCGATTGATTAAAATGGGTGAAGTCACTAAAATCCCAAAATATTTGCCGCTTCGTCTTTTTAATGATCAAACTTCTGTTTTCTATACAAGACTGAGAAAGTTTTTTGATCCGAAAAATCCAAAAGTTATTGAATATTTTCAGGTAAGAGATCCGTATTATTTGAAATGGTCTGTTGAAAGAATCTCAGAATGGAAATTTCAAGAAAATCCTAATGTCATTCAGATTTTGGGCGACTGTGATATTGTTTTTCCGATTAAAAACTCAAAACCAAATTATATTATCAAAGGCGGAACTCATCTTTTCCCGGCAACCAAGTACAAAGAAGTTTCCTCGTTGTTAGCTGAAATTTTTATTTAA
- a CDS encoding YceI family protein — MKKIFLVAVLSSGLAFGQSKKVVTSDVHWWGYKVAKTESSSHDGTVKVKSGNMIMKGNELVGGDFVLDMTSINATDLSGEYQGKLNGHLKNGDFFEVEKFPNASFKITSVKKNSDKVYNKLVTGNLTVKGKTSPVSFPAKVNYSNGVVSLESNKFSFDRQKFDVAYKSSMKDVFVKDDIDMLVKVTAK, encoded by the coding sequence ATGAAAAAAATATTCTTGGTAGCGGTTTTATCGAGTGGTCTTGCTTTCGGTCAGTCAAAAAAAGTAGTAACATCTGATGTTCACTGGTGGGGTTATAAAGTTGCTAAAACTGAATCAAGCTCTCACGACGGAACGGTAAAAGTAAAATCCGGAAATATGATCATGAAAGGGAACGAGCTTGTAGGCGGAGATTTTGTTTTGGACATGACTTCTATTAATGCTACAGATCTTTCAGGCGAATATCAAGGTAAACTGAATGGTCACCTTAAAAACGGAGATTTCTTTGAAGTTGAAAAATTCCCGAATGCAAGTTTTAAAATTACTTCTGTTAAGAAAAACAGTGATAAAGTTTACAACAAACTGGTAACAGGAAATCTTACCGTAAAAGGAAAAACGAGCCCTGTTTCGTTCCCTGCAAAAGTAAATTACTCAAACGGAGTGGTAAGTTTAGAGTCTAATAAATTCTCTTTTGACAGACAAAAATTTGATGTCGCTTACAAATCTTCTATGAAAGACGTTTTTGTGAAAGATGATATCGATATGCTTGTAAAAGTGACAGCAAAATAA